The Stieleria maiorica genome includes the window TCTGGAAGGTGCCGATTCGATCGTTACCCCGGATCATTTGGATCGGGCCTGGGAGTACGGGCTGAGGGCATTGGGGCCGTCGCACTACGGCGTGGGACGCTACGCGATGGGGCACGACGTCGAGGGTGGGTTGCCGCCGCAGGGGCGGGAGTTGATTCGGCGAATGGATCAATTGGGCATGATCCTTGACGCGACGCACCTGAATGAAACCTGTTTTTGGCAAGCCCTGGAGATCTTCGGCGGACCGATCTGGGCCAGTCATCAAATGTGTCGCAGCCTGGTCGACGACCCCAGGCAGTTCACCGACGATCAAATCAGAGCGGTGATCGATCGAGGAGGCGTTTTGGGGGCAGCCTTTGATGTCTGGATGGTCGTGCCGGGATTCGTCCGCGGTCAATCGCATCCCCAGGAAATGAACATCACGCTGGAAGACATTGCCGACCACATCGACCATGTTTGCCAGTTGGCCGGCAATCCGAATCATTGCGGGTTGGGCAGCGATTTGGACGGGGGTTACGGAAACGAACAATGCCCCTGTGACGTCGACACGATCGCCGATCTGCAGAAACTCGAGGCCCTCCTCGCCGGACGCGGTTACACCGACACCGACATGGCCGCGATCTTTCATGGCAACTTCGTCCGCGTGCTGCGGGAGGCTTGGGGCTGAACCTGGGCTGCGCATAATCGTTCGATTGGTTCGCGCTTTCGTTCGTAGAATTTTGGCGTTTTCGATTCCGCGAATCCCTGTTGGGATCAGCCGTTTGGCGCCAGCCTACGGGCCGCTATCGACGCTGGGGCCCGAACGCTGCTGGGGCCCGAACGCTGCTGGGGCCCGAACGCTGCTGGGGCCCGAACGCTGCTGGGGCCCGAACGCTTGCGCGAATCGGCTGATGTCACTCGTGTTTCGTCGCCCGATGGCTGCTGTGAGTCGGACGTCCTTCGCGGAATGATTTCGCGTAAATGCTGACCCACCGCAGAATCCAGATCTTGCACGGCCCAGGCTGAGCCTGGACGGCGGCGCGCTCATGGAAACATGTTTGTGGCCGATTGGAAAATCTTTTTCCGCTTCCCTGCCGGGCGGGTCGGCGAATGATCGTGAAAACGAAACTGGCGTTGCAACGTCATGGAGACGTCGCGACGCCAGAGAGAGCGTGAAAAAGAACGCGGATTCACCTTCTGGCGTCGGTCGCTACGTGTGTGTCCAGCGTAACGGAGTCCAATTTCTCCAGTTTTTTCAGACCTTCCGACGCTGCTGGTCTGAATTGGTCCGATGATTGCGTTAACCGCTCGGCAATGAGCTGAGTTGTTCGAAGCTCAATCCCCCCTTCTCCCTTTCACGCGAGGCTTTGAGCAATGAAGATGACGTTTTCCGTTGCAACGTTGGTGGCCGGTTTGAGTGTTTTGGCTGGCAGTGGACTTGCCGATGAGGCGAAGGTGTCAACGAGCGATCGGCCAACGATTCGGGACGAGCGGCCCGAGAACGTCAGTGGATGGGTGATTGTGTCCAAAAGCAGTTACTGGCCGCTGTGCTACGAAGCGTTGGAAAACCTGACGAAGGTTCGCGAGCAAGCGGGATCGAGCGACAAGGCGGCGCTCTCGGCCACGCTGGACAAATGCTCGGCCTGGTTGCAACTCGCGGCGTCAGCGGCGATGGTCAAAGAGGAAGCGAGAATCATGAAGATCGCCGACACCATGGATGAAGTGTCGACCAGCTTGCAAGACAACGATTCGGCGCCGAGTTCGCGAGAAATCGAAGTGCTGGCCACGATGGGCGAATTGGCGGTCGCCAAGTCGCACCTGATCCGCGCCACCGCGGACTACGTCCATCACAAGACCGCGAAAACCCCGGCCGCCAAAAAAGGCGTTTCGGCCAACATCGTGGCCGAGGAAAAAGAGATTCAAAAGGCACGGATGGAACGCGATCGCGATCAATACCGTTACGACACCGGACAATCGCTCCGTCACCTGACCGTCGCCCTGGCCTACCTGCGTGCGGTCGCCGAACAAGGTGAAATCGAACTCGGCGAGTTTGCGACCGAAACGGTGGAACCGCTCAGCGGCACCGAGAATGCCTCAGATTTGGTGAACAAGGACAAAGAAATCCGAGACTTCGTTGAACGCCTGATGGCCTTCATCGAAGCACAGCAAGTTCGCCTGGGCGCTGAATTCAAGTGGGAGCCCAAGGCGGTGGTCGAGACCGTCGAAAGCTGAGAGAGCCCGCCTCGGCGTCACATCACAGGCATCGGATCGCGTCGCGAACCTTCGTGGCGCGATCCGATCGCGTTTTCGGATCTGGCCTCCGGCGGCGGATGGCCAGGTCGACGTGCTTTAA containing:
- a CDS encoding dipeptidase, which translates into the protein MKLIFDAHLDLSLNALEWNRDLRRPVAEIRTAEAALPKRMAGQAAGVVSLCDMRRGGIGLCVATQIGGCMKPRSFVANWESPSQAWAMTQGQLAWYREMEEQGEMVQVADLAALERHLERWADPDRAAETKQPIGYVLSLEGADSIVTPDHLDRAWEYGLRALGPSHYGVGRYAMGHDVEGGLPPQGRELIRRMDQLGMILDATHLNETCFWQALEIFGGPIWASHQMCRSLVDDPRQFTDDQIRAVIDRGGVLGAAFDVWMVVPGFVRGQSHPQEMNITLEDIADHIDHVCQLAGNPNHCGLGSDLDGGYGNEQCPCDVDTIADLQKLEALLAGRGYTDTDMAAIFHGNFVRVLREAWG